A genomic window from Catenulispora sp. MAP5-51 includes:
- a CDS encoding ABC transporter ATP-binding protein — protein sequence MEGTAVHALRGVSLTVPVGDYVAIMGASGSGKSTMMNIIGCLDVPTSGQYLLDGIEVEHLSDRQLALVRNRKIGFVFQSFNLLPRTTALDNVELPLVYAGVGTTERRQRARAALELVGLGERLNHKPNELSGGQQQRVAVARALVTAPSLILADEPTGNLDSTSSSDVMALFDRLHAAGRTIVLITHEHDIAEHADRAIRLMDGQIVSDERNGERGWISEQHSARHGSAR from the coding sequence ATGGAGGGCACCGCCGTCCACGCCCTGCGCGGCGTCAGTCTGACCGTCCCGGTCGGCGACTACGTCGCCATCATGGGCGCCTCGGGCTCGGGCAAGTCGACGATGATGAACATCATCGGCTGCCTGGACGTCCCCACCTCCGGCCAGTACCTGCTGGACGGCATCGAGGTCGAGCACCTGTCGGACCGCCAGCTCGCGCTGGTCCGCAACCGCAAGATCGGCTTCGTCTTCCAGTCCTTCAACCTGCTGCCCCGCACCACCGCGCTGGACAACGTGGAGCTGCCGCTGGTCTACGCCGGCGTCGGCACCACCGAGCGGCGCCAGCGGGCCAGGGCCGCGCTGGAGCTGGTGGGCCTGGGCGAGCGGCTGAACCACAAGCCCAACGAGCTCTCCGGCGGCCAGCAGCAGCGGGTGGCCGTGGCCCGCGCGCTGGTCACCGCGCCCAGCCTGATCCTGGCCGACGAGCCCACCGGCAACCTGGACAGCACCTCCTCGTCCGACGTGATGGCCCTGTTCGACCGGCTGCACGCCGCCGGGCGCACCATCGTCCTGATCACCCACGAGCACGACATCGCCGAGCACGCCGACCGCGCGATCCGGCTGATGGACGGACAGATCGTCTCCGACGAACGCAACGGCGAGCGGGGCTGGATCTCCGAACAGCACAGCGCGAGGCACGGGAGCGCCCGATGA
- a CDS encoding ABC transporter permease, whose protein sequence is MRFREVFRFAFAGLKANKLRSSLTTLGILIGVGAVILLVAVGKGSGAQVQANIDKLGTNLLEVSRQAGGFGARASRNTGTQSSVGALTLADAQSLVDPVNAPDVLDEAPVVTASPTATYEGATHSIAQLVGTYPAYLTATNWTIAEGSSITDDDVAQARKVIVIGQTVATDLFNTADPVGQQVMINNVPYTVEGVLQSKGSSGLQDADDFAIAPLTTVQDSLSGFGSLSQIVVQAKSAGATTAAQDEITSILTARHHLAATASPDFRVLNQQSLLATSNSTTHTFTVLLGAVAAISLLVGGIGITNIMLVTVTERTREIGIRKALGAPRAAILGQFLIEAVLLSLIGGALGVAAGLIGTRFTVAGVKPVIVPASIALAFAVSALIGLFFGSFPANRAAKLHPIQALRHE, encoded by the coding sequence ATGAGATTCCGCGAAGTCTTCCGATTCGCCTTCGCCGGCCTGAAGGCCAACAAACTGCGCTCGTCGCTCACCACCCTGGGCATCCTGATCGGTGTCGGAGCGGTGATCCTGCTGGTCGCGGTGGGCAAGGGCTCCGGCGCACAGGTGCAGGCCAACATCGACAAGCTGGGGACGAACCTGCTGGAGGTCTCCCGGCAGGCCGGCGGCTTCGGGGCGCGCGCGTCGCGCAACACCGGGACGCAGAGCTCTGTCGGGGCGCTGACCCTGGCCGACGCGCAGTCGCTGGTGGACCCGGTGAACGCCCCCGACGTGCTGGACGAGGCGCCGGTGGTGACCGCGTCGCCGACGGCCACCTACGAGGGCGCCACGCACTCGATCGCGCAGCTGGTCGGCACCTACCCGGCCTACCTGACGGCGACCAACTGGACGATCGCCGAGGGCTCCTCGATCACCGACGACGACGTGGCCCAGGCCCGCAAGGTGATCGTGATCGGCCAGACGGTGGCCACCGACCTGTTCAACACCGCCGACCCGGTGGGGCAGCAGGTCATGATCAACAACGTCCCCTACACCGTCGAGGGCGTGCTGCAGTCCAAGGGCTCCTCCGGCCTGCAGGACGCCGACGACTTCGCCATCGCGCCGCTGACCACCGTGCAGGACTCGCTGAGCGGCTTCGGGTCGCTGAGCCAGATCGTGGTGCAGGCCAAGTCGGCCGGCGCCACCACCGCGGCGCAGGACGAGATCACCTCGATCCTCACCGCGCGGCACCACCTGGCGGCCACCGCCTCGCCGGACTTCCGGGTGCTGAACCAGCAGTCGCTGCTGGCCACCTCCAACTCCACGACGCACACCTTCACGGTGCTGCTCGGCGCGGTGGCGGCCATCTCGCTGCTGGTCGGCGGCATCGGGATCACCAACATCATGCTGGTCACGGTGACCGAGCGGACCCGGGAGATCGGCATCCGCAAGGCGCTGGGCGCCCCGCGTGCGGCGATCCTGGGCCAGTTCCTCATCGAGGCGGTGCTGTTGTCCCTGATCGGCGGGGCCCTCGGGGTGGCCGCCGGACTGATCGGCACCAGGTTCACGGTGGCCGGGGTGAAACCGGTGATCGTACCCGCCTCGATCGCACTGGCCTTCGCGGTGTCGGCGCTGATCGGGCTGTTCTTCGGGTCGTTCCCGGCCAACCGCGCGGCCAAGCTGCATCCCATCCAGGCACTGCGGCACGAATAG
- a CDS encoding efflux RND transporter periplasmic adaptor subunit, whose protein sequence is MTDSPRLSKGVWINTSLAVVVAAGGAGAWALLGSSSSDKSSSGRTVAVQRGDVTAQVSASGNVTLPTQLDLAFTASGTVTEVDVKPGDTVKAGQVLAKIDTTDANQQLASAQAQLATAQAQLTKLQQGQTPQQAALSQQQLRSASDSLSSAKTSFSDTQNNLALDASNLANAVTVAQQTLSNDEATQSKDCAAKAASCAQDGNKVTQDTNALTQAQNSQKSGGLKDTQSLHQAQSSLTQAENSYNTAVDQQAVSTAPATPDQIDAANQSVLNAQNALTNAQKGVTGTVITAPSAGTVLSVGGSVGDTVSAGTSGSTSAASSSSGSSSGGSSGASGGSAGGSSSSSSTSSSGAKSGSSFVVLGNMASLTVRAEFAETDASKLKAGEDAQVSINAIPGSSLTATVQSVDPTSTVVSNVVEYGVTLQFTAGQQDLTALKMGQTASVSVVTNNVTNVLYVPSSAVTTFGGQSFVTVVSGKTQTQTPVQVGVVGDTSTEITSGVNEGDQILLSSRTTSGSTTGTRGGAGGAGGFGGAGGAGGFGGTGGTGGRFGG, encoded by the coding sequence ATGACCGATAGCCCGCGACTCTCTAAAGGGGTCTGGATAAACACCTCGCTCGCCGTGGTGGTTGCCGCTGGTGGAGCGGGCGCATGGGCGCTGCTCGGCTCGTCGAGTTCCGACAAGTCCTCGTCCGGCCGCACCGTCGCCGTGCAGCGCGGTGATGTCACAGCCCAGGTATCCGCCTCCGGCAACGTCACGCTTCCCACCCAGCTCGACCTGGCGTTCACCGCTTCGGGCACGGTGACCGAGGTCGACGTGAAACCCGGCGACACGGTGAAGGCCGGCCAGGTGCTGGCCAAGATCGACACCACCGACGCCAACCAGCAGCTCGCCTCCGCGCAGGCCCAGCTGGCCACGGCCCAGGCTCAGCTCACCAAGCTGCAGCAGGGCCAGACGCCGCAGCAGGCCGCGCTGAGCCAGCAGCAGCTCAGGAGCGCCTCCGACTCGCTGTCCTCAGCGAAGACCTCGTTCTCCGACACGCAGAACAACCTCGCGCTGGACGCGAGCAATCTGGCCAACGCTGTCACAGTTGCGCAACAAACGCTGAGCAACGACGAGGCGACCCAGTCGAAGGACTGCGCTGCCAAGGCCGCCTCCTGCGCGCAGGACGGCAACAAGGTCACCCAGGACACCAATGCCCTGACGCAGGCCCAGAACTCGCAGAAGAGCGGCGGCCTGAAGGACACCCAGTCCCTGCACCAGGCCCAGTCCTCGCTGACGCAGGCCGAGAACTCCTACAACACGGCCGTGGACCAGCAGGCGGTCTCCACCGCGCCGGCCACGCCGGACCAGATAGACGCGGCCAACCAGTCCGTGCTCAACGCCCAGAACGCGCTCACCAACGCGCAGAAGGGCGTCACCGGCACCGTCATCACCGCGCCCTCGGCCGGGACGGTCCTGTCCGTCGGCGGCTCGGTCGGCGACACGGTGTCCGCCGGGACGTCGGGTTCGACCTCGGCCGCGTCCTCGTCCTCGGGCAGCTCTTCTGGGGGTTCCTCTGGGGCTTCGGGCGGCTCGGCCGGCGGATCGTCGAGTTCGTCGTCCACATCGTCCTCCGGCGCGAAGTCCGGCAGCAGCTTCGTGGTGCTGGGGAACATGGCCAGCCTGACGGTGCGCGCCGAGTTCGCCGAGACCGACGCCTCCAAGCTGAAGGCCGGCGAGGACGCGCAGGTCTCCATCAACGCGATCCCGGGCTCCTCGCTCACCGCGACGGTGCAGTCCGTCGACCCGACCTCGACCGTGGTGTCCAACGTCGTCGAGTACGGCGTCACGCTCCAGTTCACGGCCGGCCAGCAGGACCTGACCGCGCTGAAGATGGGCCAGACCGCGTCGGTCTCGGTGGTCACCAACAACGTGACCAACGTTCTGTACGTGCCGTCCTCGGCGGTCACCACCTTCGGCGGCCAGAGCTTCGTCACGGTCGTGAGCGGCAAGACCCAGACCCAGACGCCGGTGCAGGTCGGCGTGGTCGGCGACACCAGCACCGAGATCACCTCCGGGGTGAACGAGGGCGACCAGATCCTGCTGTCCTCGCGCACCACCAGCGGTTCCACCACCGGCACCCGGGGCGGCGCGGGCGGGGCCGGCGGCTTCGGCGGCGCCGGCGGCGCGGGCGGCTTCGGGGGCACGGGCGGCACCGGCGGACGGTTCGGCGGGTGA
- a CDS encoding response regulator transcription factor, with the protein MDTREPRSLLVVDDDTEIRDAIARAFRLQGYRVRTAAGGLAALEQVAADPPDAIVLDVMMPELDGVEVCRRLRGVGDHTPVLLLTARDAVGDRVAGLDAGADDYLVKPFALAELHARMRALLRRSEYDPVPESERLVFEDLELDPESRLAYRGGRTIELTRTEFALLELLMRNAGRVLPREVISDRIWGYELGPESNSLEVFVSCIRRKTEGGGEPRLVQTVRGFGYTLRAPA; encoded by the coding sequence ATGGACACCCGAGAACCGCGCAGCCTGCTGGTCGTCGACGACGACACCGAGATCCGTGACGCGATCGCGCGGGCGTTCCGCCTGCAGGGCTATCGCGTGCGCACCGCCGCCGGCGGCCTGGCCGCCCTGGAGCAGGTCGCGGCCGATCCGCCGGACGCGATCGTGCTCGACGTGATGATGCCGGAGCTCGACGGGGTGGAGGTGTGCCGGCGCCTGCGCGGCGTCGGCGACCACACCCCGGTGCTGCTGCTGACCGCGCGCGACGCGGTCGGGGACCGGGTGGCCGGGCTCGACGCCGGCGCCGACGACTATCTGGTGAAGCCGTTCGCGCTGGCCGAGCTGCACGCCCGCATGCGGGCCCTGCTCCGGCGCTCCGAGTACGACCCGGTGCCGGAGTCCGAGCGGCTGGTGTTCGAGGACCTGGAGCTGGACCCCGAGTCCCGGCTGGCCTACCGCGGCGGGCGCACGATAGAGCTCACCCGCACCGAGTTCGCGCTGCTGGAGCTGCTGATGCGCAACGCCGGCCGAGTGCTGCCGCGGGAAGTGATCTCGGACCGGATCTGGGGCTACGAGCTGGGGCCGGAATCGAACTCGCTGGAGGTGTTCGTGTCCTGCATCCGGCGCAAGACGGAGGGCGGCGGCGAGCCGCGGCTCGTGCAGACGGTGCGCGGGTTCGGGTACACGCTGCGGGCGCCGGCGTGA
- a CDS encoding sensor histidine kinase, which produces MKRERFGKLRLVAAKQSADLRAEQDSGEGAGQTPLEEVPAESSKRRSPVAVWRRTPLRARLALAATIAVAAGVGGGVGFAYVAVRHSLTQQIDDALLKQGMRMQAQQTHPRTGVQRSGDKIWPYDSTPQVGETRLNFQFINSKGAPLVPIHPTPRTGTPTSTVTNAAAAYPALPQPLPVTPQDIQVANGTLVSFIRSTQWAGQHVRILTLQIGGGHAMQIESPLTTIDQQLSTLGWQLFGAGAAGIVLAAGLGWLVTRTALRPVAELTSTAERIASTHDLAHRIAINGSPGEPRDELGRLAATFNSMLDAVQEATDRQRQLVADASHELRTPLTSLRTNVEVLADAHRLDPEDREALVRSIMSGLDDLTTLVSDTVELARGEEQAALFEELRFDLLVQRCTDRATAHWPKAVFKADLDEAVVYGVTDRLAKAVRNLLDNAAKFSPDGGLVEVRTRTAADGTVTLTVRDHGPGIPEADLPHVFDRFYRAASARDLPGSGLGLAIVTQVAVGHGGGVTAGVAAGGGAEFRLTLPVARG; this is translated from the coding sequence GTGAAACGGGAGCGGTTCGGAAAGCTGCGCCTGGTGGCGGCCAAGCAGAGCGCGGATCTGCGGGCCGAGCAGGACTCCGGCGAGGGCGCCGGGCAGACCCCCCTGGAGGAGGTTCCCGCCGAGTCGTCCAAGCGCCGCTCCCCCGTGGCCGTATGGCGCCGCACGCCGCTGCGGGCCCGGCTGGCCCTGGCGGCCACCATCGCGGTGGCGGCCGGCGTCGGCGGGGGCGTGGGGTTCGCCTACGTCGCGGTCCGGCATTCGCTGACGCAGCAGATAGACGACGCACTGCTGAAGCAGGGCATGCGGATGCAGGCGCAACAGACGCACCCCCGGACCGGCGTCCAGCGGTCGGGGGACAAGATCTGGCCGTACGACTCCACGCCGCAGGTCGGCGAGACGCGGCTGAACTTCCAGTTCATCAACAGCAAGGGCGCGCCGCTGGTCCCGATACACCCGACCCCGCGCACCGGCACCCCCACGTCCACGGTGACCAACGCTGCCGCGGCCTACCCGGCCCTGCCCCAGCCGCTGCCGGTGACCCCGCAGGACATCCAGGTCGCGAACGGAACGCTGGTCAGCTTCATCCGGTCCACGCAATGGGCGGGCCAGCATGTGCGGATCCTGACGCTGCAGATCGGCGGCGGCCACGCGATGCAGATCGAGAGCCCGCTGACCACCATCGACCAGCAGCTGTCGACGCTGGGCTGGCAGCTGTTCGGCGCCGGCGCCGCGGGCATCGTCCTGGCCGCGGGCCTGGGCTGGCTGGTGACCCGCACCGCGCTGCGCCCGGTCGCCGAGCTGACCAGCACCGCCGAGCGCATCGCCAGCACCCACGACCTGGCGCACCGCATCGCGATAAACGGCTCGCCCGGCGAGCCCCGCGACGAACTCGGCCGCCTGGCCGCCACCTTCAACAGCATGCTCGACGCGGTCCAGGAGGCCACCGACCGCCAGCGCCAACTGGTCGCCGACGCCTCCCACGAACTGCGCACCCCGCTGACCTCGCTGCGCACCAACGTCGAGGTGCTGGCCGACGCCCACCGCCTGGACCCCGAGGACCGCGAGGCGCTGGTGCGCAGCATCATGTCCGGCCTGGACGACCTGACCACGCTGGTCAGCGACACCGTCGAGCTGGCCCGCGGCGAGGAACAGGCGGCCCTGTTCGAGGAGCTCCGCTTCGACCTGCTGGTCCAGCGCTGCACCGACCGCGCGACCGCACACTGGCCGAAGGCGGTGTTCAAGGCGGACCTGGACGAGGCGGTGGTCTACGGCGTCACCGACCGCCTGGCCAAGGCGGTCCGCAACCTGCTGGACAACGCGGCCAAGTTCAGCCCCGACGGCGGCCTGGTCGAGGTCCGCACCAGGACCGCCGCCGACGGCACGGTCACCCTGACCGTCCGCGACCACGGCCCCGGCATCCCGGAAGCCGACCTCCCGCACGTCTTCGACCGCTTCTACCGCGCCGCCAGCGCCCGCGACCTCCCCGGCTCCGGCCTGGGACTGGCGATAGTGACGCAGGTGGCGGTCGGACACGGCGGCGGGGTGACCGCGGGCGTGGCGGCCGGCGGCGGCGCCGAGTTCCGGCTGACGCTGCCGGTGGCTCGGGGCTGA